In Plasmodium brasilianum strain Bolivian I chromosome 12, whole genome shotgun sequence, the genomic window AATGCAAGAATAGGCGAATTCTATGGACACATGGAGAATTCATTCGAACTTAAGCCTAATGGTACGTTACATTTATCCGTAAATTATGAAGCATCATAAAATACagttttaacatttttacatttttgtattttggcatttttgcatttgatcctttttatttttgctcatttttaatttgaacTGTTTTGTGTAATTGTGCATTTCTGAATTTGCgcatttgtaatttttttttatttttgcgaaaataaatttacaatCATTTGAGAACTCAAAAGAGAAGTTCTCCATTTAACACTAAATATGCgtgaaaaaagatataaaatgttaaactaaaataataattatcctATGGGGcataaaggaaaaacataTATGATAGCATAATACAGTGATGCTTAGATCATTTATACAGGGGCAGAAATACACCCACAcccacacatacatacatacacacacacatacatacatacatacatacatacacacacacatacttacatacatacatacatacatacatacatatatataaacgaaTTAACATGGTTTCTTGTTATTCAAAAATTCATCAAATCATCTGCGTACGAAATGGGAGTGGATAATtcacttgtttttttttttttcctaattttCATAGGTGACATTCCAGGTATAAAATCAGAATTCGAGTCATCATAATTCTCctcaaaataatttattttatcttttttttctgatatAATAGATATATCATCATTATCCTTATcagttatattatttagaGAGCTATTTAAAGAATGATCTCCTGAATTTTTTGgagatatatttaatgatttatttattatatgtttattattaatattatcatcTTGTTCTGTTTTCGTAATTACATGCATctttgttaatttttgtgACCTTACAGGTTTAGGACTGGAATCTATTTCATAAACagttttatcctttttatgtCGCACATCTTTATCATCATAATTCATTTCTTCAATTAGTTTTATATTATCGTCATCTTCATTTAAGCTTATAAAGTTACTTAAGGTAGAATTGGATGGGgatttttcatattcaaacaaatcctttttattatcacTATCATCTTCGTCATTGATTCcatttgttccttttttgttgTGATCGCCTTCTCCTCTTTTACTTTTCCCATTCTGCAAATTTTCTCCTTGTTCCCTATTATCCCTATTGTCTTCCTTGTCGTCATCCATGTAGTCTTCTTCCTTGTCCTCCTTCGCATCGTCATCGTCTGTACCTTCATTAACAAGTTCTGTCTTAACCCTACGAATATCTTCATCTTCATTTGCACCGTCATTCTCACCGCtatttatattcatgttGTTTCCCTGCTCAATTCTATCACTTTGAATAAATTTATCCTGTTTGTCACCTCCTGCAGAATTCATGTAATTTTTAGAGACCATAACCCTCTGATCTTGTATGATGTTATTTGTTACTACCTTATCAGTttgcaaatttttattaaggcCTTGGGAACTTCTCCTAGTTTTAATAGATGGTTCTGccgaaaaattatttacattgttggtaatatttttacttaaattcatatgtatactttCATTTAAATTCATATAAGAATTTTCATAATTGGAATCTCTAAActcttcatttaattttctttttttacaaattattaGTAGCATATGTTCGAAAATactattttcaaattttatcTGTGTATTATTAGAAGCATTATATGACTCAATTAGATTTAGAATTTGTTTCTTCAAATAACTATGTTGATATTCGGATAGATTTAATTTCTGCGCATAGGGcaatatatactttatgAAAGAATTTtggttttttaaattcaatgCACAATTAACACaagaatgaataaatttacACAATGGCAATTTTTGTTTGTCTACTATTTTAACTCCTAAACGACTAGCTATAGATGTACTAAATAGTAACAAATCCTTTTCTTCTAAtgcattattaatatagGCTGTATATAAACCAATTAATGCACATAATAATACTTCGTAAAAAATATCGATACTATActtctttaatttattatgaaaatttaaagcGATAGAAGATAACCCTTTATTTTTCACATTAAgatgtattaataataatactccTAAGCaactattaaaaatattgatattattacaatttaaaataaattgggCTATAATTAAAgtcatatgcatatactgCATTTCTAAAATTTTGGAATTAGTACTTAATTCGtccttattatatattttacacatatcagcaatatatgtatatgtgtttattGGGAAAAATACACTTACATCTATAGACAAAAAggaattaacaaaattgtaGTTGtcattgtttatattttccacATTTTTGAACAATTCAGTCACAAAATTGAAAAGCACATTGTCTTCTTTGTATACATATCTAGAGACGCTTTTGTACTTGTTTAGTTCATCATTGATGTcgagataattttttttaagtcttTCCAAATACTCCaaattttccaatttttcCGATTCTTCCGAATTTGGACAATtctccatattttttatattttccaaaTTCCCATCATTTTCCACATTTTCCAAACAGCCCAAATCGCAAAAGCTAGTGGTCCTGTCCATTCCGTCTATATTTTGATCCTCTTTCCCCTTATCAGTCATATTTAGAAACAGTTCTAATGTCTTATACCTTTTTAAATCATCCATTGAATATAGAAGCACATTTTCTAGTTGAGCAATATTCATTAAAGTTAAAAAGGACCCATACTTTAATACTGTATTATTTGAAgctttaattaaaaatatgagtaCGTCATTGAAATCGTCTCttaatgttataatattattatatatataatttaactcTAGGAATAGATTTTTCAATAGGCCTTTTTTCTTCCCATTAAGATtatgcaaattttttaaatcgtCTACATCTATATTACCACTACTCCTATTGCTATTGTTACCATTATTATTGGTAGTTCTTCCCTTTTCAGCTCCACCTGTTTCCCCCTTATTTGCATCGCTCGCCcagtttatattatttcctGAATGGGCCTCATTCTTAATGTCCGTCGAATTtgatacattattatttccatCTCCTTTAttgttgtaattttttaaaaagaaattaaataaataattaaaaaaataccttTTCTTgcataaatgataaatataattttcatatataatatatatttgatcaATACACAATAAGAGCAACCTAGATGAGGGAGTACATGGAAGAGTATCCCCCCCTTCATAGtaatatatagaattaattttagcttttattatatataagcataaatgtattattatatttgcatACATACAAGCATCTGAATTGTAATATAAGTTATTAATGCTTTGTATATATGGAAAACTCTCATTCTTATTAATTGTACTAGTTTTATTGCTTATTTTTTGACCACACATTATcacattttcattatttccaCTTTTTCCCTTGGTATTATTGCtgctcttctttttctttgtccatttttccttattatttCTTTGATTATTGAAAGTTAAATCTTCGTTCTCCTCCTCGTCATATTCGTCCCCATGGACATCTGACTCTTCAGTATAATCTTCATTCTTATCATCATCTACTTCCCGTTCGTCTTGTTCGCTATCATTTTGTAAGAAATGTTGATCATAGTACACCATCGCATTTTCATCAAAGATATCATTGAGATAAATGTTATCCTTAAAAATCGATTgacatttttcattaacaATAAACTTAAAATAATCTTCTTCGATAACTTTTTTAATGCtcttatctattttttttatatcgtttttctttctttctacATAATTAGATAAGTCcctatttatataattaaaacataaggtatatatatgaaccaAATTGGTAATGTTTGCAGTTAAATCATTTTCAATCAAGTTGACTACATTTTTATCCTTATGCactaaattttcattaataataataaccttgttttttttattttgtatatattcttcttcttcattaCAGTCAATTTCAGCATTATAATTCTTacgataatataaaaatgcatcaaggaaattattaaaataggagtaatataaatcaaaaaataaatcacttgataatttattattactttttaaaaattcatcatttaaagataaaaatagaGATATCATATTCATAGTATATTTGGATGAATAATAAGGcaacttaaaatttttcaacaaataaaataaatattcatacgtttcttttaaatatgtaaaaacgttattaataaaaaacgtTATGTTACTGtcaatatcatttttaaaatattccatAATTGTACAGgataagttatatatattgtttttttcttcacatttgtaaatatgtttacattCATGTAGTGccacttttaatattttgaaaactAGTAACAAATGCTCTTGATTTGTTTGATGTAGTTTTATAAGtaatttgctattttttattatatgaaatgtGTACAtgatcaatttttttattttatttgtgtcATGGCTTAGTTTTGTGTTCACCATATTTTTATCCGAAATACCACTCACACTCGATGAAGAAATTTTcttgttcttatttttttctaattcatTTATGTCCTTTTGAAAATTTCGATACGACGATTCACAGATATGTAGCAGACATTTCCGTAAATTGTAATTTGCTCTCGATTTGTTAATGTG contains:
- a CDS encoding STAG domain-containing protein → MESKIILRRSTRISQNVYQNKNSNYELIENTSDDDLTNEKKDKRKNNNINYLDEPVTSADENNLTDDSDYTVDRNAKEDDNDDEVYDDSSVDFRRKRKDGSNNNKNRSSNNKNSSSNSNKNRIKNNNKNKSSNRNKNRNSNNNKNRSTDNNDELHNKRRSIVACESETQSGEHLSDENFGNLITSKKHSFRNNSYLERLNKGIDDDDFDIFKKSSKFDRNKRISTNNGRNNMTEIKLKKRKSVYVESSNSEDSSESDDEYSNESIRPKKKLKKNNKSFNTTIANNMGRKHNDMNSPKNFEDFNLYEKIKKGPKHLHEIIEEIYYNLFNREQNEKVKISAFFLNFLAECSGNEALTWTTDIIDYIDKQVYLYEEISTNNTDNSLLNNGNNNTSTCSTNNNASKDTAMKELITPSTAKSCIKISNIDEIIKDENSFEKVCTFKCEKLEQYLTTDLDNDVLIKSKNENNKSYKAFTNFFSDFSYHFDENYIYEVLYICIWVFSLSVSKYRKIRFASSLASFSILLGLCKKINYINNHEKQSRKQLLAEYSRERTNNKSTKINRGDNSRTVERSRSSTSITNTTTITAKKGIDIEELIQCNKNRNNEELCAIMDRNLIITQLINNINDDRKNLTILNNFLLCTYNILYKNKIRDVFVDIRLITLEYLHYYLQVLTTYFTNRKFTKLLIWVLHDKENRVKIFSLDVLTYLCNLYNTSTNKNFKVVELIYMCKKKLLNFIFDNDYNVRIKTFELILQMSKMKIKKNEFLSFRKRAKYKNINNNSNNSGNKKDRNQVDSSSEYEFDGENNNTSSCSDRVENNNLAIVYDNHNNVNPSTSGIVNILSKREKKIVSNLIWFNNNNKISKIITSLIYESRIKNKVKQNDKKKNNNYFDVEQNETNNEIDRYNIIYITKYLNKNIPTVKHFVHYFDYLTNYNENVKLYTVIDKFITGIREKLDSINNIETIIELLCEDDIACVYLNNSNQDIRDMGAKNGSGQGIYRMEGDHAKSNKDKNKKGNVQKDNTKKLKDKTKGDGSSITGSESNSKSGRDTDSDRVSGDGSSKEEGANRHINKSRANYNLRKCLLHICESSYRNFQKDINELEKNKNKKISSSSVSGISDKNMVNTKLSHDTNKIKKLIMYTFHIIKNSKLLIKLHQTNQEHLLLVFKILKVALHECKHIYKCEEKNNIYNLSCTIMEYFKNDIDSNITFFINNVFTYLKETYEYLFYLLKNFKLPYYSSKYTMNMISLFLSLNDEFLKSNNKLSSDLFFDLYYSYFNNFLDAFLYYRKNYNAEIDCNEEEEYIQNKKNKVIIINENLVHKDKNVVNLIENDLTANITNLVHIYTLCFNYINRDLSNYVERKKNDIKKIDKSIKKVIEEDYFKFIVNEKCQSIFKDNIYLNDIFDENAMVYYDQHFLQNDSEQDEREVDDDKNEDYTEESDVHGDEYDEEENEDLTFNNQRNNKEKWTKKKKSSNNTKGKSGNNENVIMCGQKISNKTSTINKNESFPYIQSINNLYYNSDACMYANIIIHLCLYIIKAKINSIYYYEGGDTLPCTPSSRLLLLCIDQIYIIYENYIYHLCKKRYFFNYLFNFFLKNYNNKGDGNNNVSNSTDIKNEAHSGNNINWASDANKGETGGAEKGRTTNNNGNNSNRSSGNIDVDDLKNLHNLNGKKKGLLKNLFLELNYIYNNIITLRDDFNDVLIFLIKASNNTVLKYGSFLTLMNIAQLENVLLYSMDDLKRYKTLELFLNMTDKGKEDQNIDGMDRTTSFCDLGCLENVENDGNLENIKNMENCPNSEESEKLENLEYLERLKKNYLDINDELNKYKSVSRYVYKEDNVLFNFVTELFKNVENINNDNYNFVNSFLSIDVSVFFPINTYTYIADMCKIYNKDELSTNSKILEMQYMHMTLIIAQFILNCNNINIFNSCLGVLLLIHLNVKNKGLSSIALNFHNKLKKYSIDIFYEVLLCALIGLYTAYINNALEEKDLLLFSTSIASRLGVKIVDKQKLPLCKFIHSCVNCALNLKNQNSFIKYILPYAQKLNLSEYQHSYLKKQILNLIESYNASNNTQIKFENSIFEHMLLIICKKRKLNEEFRDSNYENSYMNLNESIHMNLSKNITNNVNNFSAEPSIKTRRSSQGLNKNLQTDKVVTNNIIQDQRVMVSKNYMNSAGGDKQDKFIQSDRIEQGNNMNINSGENDGANEDEDIRRVKTELVNEGTDDDDAKEDKEEDYMDDDKEDNRDNREQGENLQNGKSKRGEGDHNKKGTNGINDEDDSDNKKDLFEYEKSPSNSTLSNFISLNEDDDNIKLIEEMNYDDKDVRHKKDKTVYEIDSSPKPVRSQKLTKMHVITKTEQDDNINNKHIINKSLNISPKNSGDHSLNSSLNNITDKDNDDISIISEKKDKINYFEENYDDSNSDFIPGMSPMKIRKKKKTSELSTPISYADDLMNF